From the genome of Vitis riparia cultivar Riparia Gloire de Montpellier isolate 1030 chromosome 2, EGFV_Vit.rip_1.0, whole genome shotgun sequence, one region includes:
- the LOC117928972 gene encoding methanol O-anthraniloyltransferase-like produces MQVTRLRCGGFIFALRVNHTMSDGPGFVQFLDAISEMAQGLSVPSLLPIWQRELLNARNPPRITRIHHEYEEVTNTQGTLMTMDENNLVHRSFFFGPKEIRALRYRLPASLGGCSTFEVLIAYVWRCRTIAFAVDPDEVVRISCLINMRGKRGFDLPPGYYGNAFVYPASITKAGMLCKNPLEYAIRLLKKAKAEMSQEYVKSVADLMVIKGRPSFTQPGNYLISDLTCAGFGEIDFGWGKPVYGGIARALSNISFCMRFRNSKGEEGNVIPICLPPPVMERFEQELKRMTKEEDPVRLIKSML; encoded by the coding sequence ATGCAGGTGACCCGATTGAGGTGTGGAGGATTTATATTTGCATTGCGCGTAAACCACACAATGAGTGATGGTCCTGGCTTCGTCCAATTCCTCGACGCCATAAGCGAGATGGCTCAAGGTCTGTCTGTGCCATCTCTGCTGCCCATATGGCAAAGAGAGCTGTTAAATGCCCGAAATCCGCCACGAATTACCCGTATACATCATGAATATGAGGAGGTAACCAACACCCAGGGCACACTAATGACCATGGACGAAAATAATTTGGTTCATCGATCATTCTTCTTTGGCCCCAAGGAGATAAGAGCACTTAGGTACCGACTTCCTGCAAGCCTCGGTGGCTGCTCGACGTTTGAGGTTCTAATAGCGTATGTATGGAGATGCCGCACAATTGCATTTGCAGTAGACCCTGATGAGGTTGTTCGCATTTCATGCTTAATCAATATGCGAGGCAAGCGCGGTTTCGATCTGCCTCCAGGATACTATGGAAATGCTTTTGTTTATCCAGCTTCAATTACTAAGGCTGGAATGCTATGTAAAAACCCATTGGAATATGCGATAAGGTTACTGAAGAAAGCCAAGGCGGAAATGAGCCAAGAGTATGTAAAATCAGTGGCAGATCTTATGGTCATCAAGGGCCGTCCCTCATTTACGCAGCCGGGGAACTATCTTATTTCAGATCTCACATGTGCCGGGTTTGGAGAGATCGACTTCGGGTGGGGAAAGCCAGTCTATGGTGGGATTGCTAGGGCTTTATCTAATATTAGCTTCTGTATGCGGTTCAGGAACAGCAAAGGAGAAGAAGGGAATGTTATACCTATATGCCTGCCTCCGCCAGTCATGGAAAGGTTTGAACAGGAGCTAAAGAGAATGACAAAAGAGGAAGATCCTGTTAGACTTATTAAATCCATGCTGTAA